Part of the bacterium genome is shown below.
TTCTGGGCGGTCCCGGCGTGTTTGACACGCTTGCAGATTGGGTGGCGACCTGACCACAATGCGATTCACCAACGTAGGGGACTACAACGGTGAGGCCGGAGATAGTCGCCGTGAGTGCACATTTCGGGTTGTATTTGGGGCGGGCCGGCTGTCCAGGGATGAGGGGCACCCAACCGGAATCACATGGGGTTGGCGACGTGAACGGCGACGGGTTCTCGGAGGGAATGAGCCCTGGGTGCGGCTCTTTCGGTCCGAAGCAGACTCTGTCCGGTGTTATCCAGCCCAGGAGAGGTAGGGCAGGATGTTGGCGATGTCAAGGGAGGGTTGACGACGTTTAACACTGTCCTGGTCGGCCAGCGCTGGCCTTGTATCGGGGAATGAAATGGACGGACCAAGGCTCTGGGGCGATGGATGGCCCAGAGTATGTCACGCCATGGCGACGTCAGCGATGCCTTTGACGACTATGCTTTTACGATAATGAGGCTTGAATACCAAATCGAGGTCTGGCTTGGGCGGTAATCCGTTACCCACCGCACCTGCATGGGTTCTTGAGGCCCACGGCATGACTACCCATACCGCATCGGTGAAGCGGGCGATTTTAACGGAGACGGGATAGATGACTGGTTCTTCTCGGCGTATCACGGTCTCGAAGAGCGTGGCCGCATCATCGTGGTTGCCGGAGACCGCAACTTCGGCGTTGCGGCGGATGACAATCCTGCGACAATCCCCGCCGCATTTGTGCTCCATGCCTGTTATCCCAATCCGTTCAACAGCAGTGTGACGATTCCGCTGGAGGTTACGGGGCCGGAGTCGCAGCACGTCACGCTGACCATTGCCAACACCCTCGTACAGATCGCCTACAGTTTTTCGCAGACGGATTTCACTCCTGGCCTGCACACGCTGCGCTGGAACGGCAGCGACGCCGCCACTGGACTCTATTTCGTCACCGCACATTCCCATAACGCTCGGCACATACAGAAGATCCTCCTAATCAAATGAGGGAAATCATCATGCGGAACATGACATCCTCTGGCGTTGCCCAGACTCGCCCCTTGACACATCCGTTCAAATTTCGTATATTAAAGATTGCCCAAACAACTCGCGGCGGCGTGCGCTGCGCGTGCCCCGAACGCCTGCCTCATTAAAAACAGTCCCTTCCGTTCCGACAATTGTGAGCGTTTAACGCAAAAACAAGATTTTAGCTTCGTCCCGCTTCCGCTTCACACTTCTGACTTCAGACTTCATACTTTACCCCACCCGTGAATATCGGCCTAATCGGCGCCCCGCAGTCGGGCAAAACCACCGTCTTCCACCTTCTGACCGGCACTGAGCCGGATGCCGCCGCCGCGCACAAGCGCGAAACGCTGCGCGCCATGACGCATGTCCCCGACCCGCGTGTGGACAAACTCGCCGAAATGAGCGAGTCGCGTAAAATCGTCTATACCACCGTCGAATACCTCGACACGCCCGGTCTCGAAGAAGGCGCGTCCAAACAGAGCTGGTTCGAAGGCGTGTTCTCGGGCGAACTCAAGAATTCCGATGCCCTCGGTCTGGTCGTGCGTGGTTTCGAGTTGGATGGGGCCGATGCGCCTGACGCGCCGCGCGACATTCGCCGCATCCAGGACGAACTCATCTTCAGCGACCTCGTCGTCATTGACAAGCGCCATGAGAAACTCCTAAAGCAGGTGCGCGTCAAATCGCCGTCCGCGCAGGAGACCATGGAGCTGTCCGTCCTCGAACGCGCCAAAGAGCGGCTCGAGGCCGGGAAGCCGCTGCGCACGCTCGCCCTCGAGTTCCACGAGAAAAAGGCTCTGCGCGGCTTCCAACTCTTGAGCGAAAAGCCGATGCTCGTCGTACTCAACCTCGCCGAAGGGGACCTGAACCAGGCCGAAGCGCTCGCCGCCAAACTGACCGCAGAGTTCGCCGCCGACGCCATGGCCGTCATCGGCCTGTCCGCCGGTATCGAAGGCGAAATCGCCCGGCTCGATGACGAAGAGCGCGCCGTGTTCATGAGCGATCTGGGCATCACAACCTCCGCCCGCGACCGCGTCCTCCAGGCGAGCTACGCGCTGCTCGGCCTGCAGAGCTTCCTGACCACCGGCGACAAAGAGACCCGTGCCTGGACCATCCGCGCCGGCGAAACCGCCCTCGACGCTGCCGGCGTGATCCACAGCGATCTGGCCAAAGGCTTCATCCGCGCCGAAGTTGTCCACTACGACGACTTCGTCCGCGAAGGCGGCTATCCAGGCTGTAAAGGGAAAGGACTGGTCCGCCTCGAGGGGAAAGAATACGTCGTCAAGGACGGCGACATCCTCGTCATCCGGCACAGTGGTTGAAAGATACTTCAAGCAACACTCGCAAGACCCGCTGATTCGTCAGCGGGTCTTTTTTTGCAATGGTTATTTGCGGCGGTCGCGCGCCTTCAACGTTAGCCGGACAAACTGTCCGAAAAGCACGAGCTTGGCAGGAAAATCGGCAGTTCCGCGCGAAACGATGAAGCAGAATGCGATGTTTCCGTGGCATGCACTTTGCGAACAATTGGCGTGATGCAAAGGCAATCTCCCGCAACGTTGGAAACGGTAAACAGCAGGCACAAGCATTCATGAGTTCGCGGCTACCGAATCTGCTGATCAGTAACGAACTGATCACGCAAGAGCAGTATCTCATCTTCAAGTCGCGCCAGAAGGACTCCGGCAATTCTGTTGTGACCGAACTGACGAAGCTCGGGGTCATCAGCGAAGAACAGATTGCGCAGTTCATCAGCAGCTACTACAGTCTCGAGCTCGTGGATCTCGAAAAGACCACCGTGCCCGAGGCCGTGCTGAAACTGTTGTCGAAGGACTTCATCCAGAAGTACCAGGTGCTGCCGCTGACGCGTTCGGGCAAGACGCTGCGCGTCGCGCTGGTGGATCCCAGCATTGACTTCGTGCTCGAAGATATCAAATTCATCACGGGCTTCAACGTGCAGCCCGCGGTGTGCACTGAAACCCAGTTCCTGCGAGCGATTGAGCGTTACTACCAGATGGGCGGAACGCTCAACAAGATCCTCGCGGACATGGGCGACGACAGCAATGTTGAAGTCGTCTCGCAAAGCAACGACGCCGAGCTTGACCGGCTCAAGGAAGAAGGCGAGACCGCGCCGGTCGTCAAGCTCGTAGATGGCATACTAACCGACGCCGTCAACAAGCGCGCCTCGGACATCCACCTCGAACCCTACGAAAATCAATTCCGAGTCCGGTTCCGTATTGACGGTGTTCTCATAGAGGTCATGTCGCCGCCTTCGCACTTGAAAGCGGCGATTGTGTCGCGCATCAAGATCATGGCGAAGCTGAATATCGCCGAGCGCCGCGTGCCGCAAGACGGCCACATCAAAATGAAACTGGGCGACCGCGGCATTGACTTGCGCGTGTCGTCGCTGCCGACGCTCTTCGGCGAGAAGATCGTGATGCGTATTCTCGACAAGACGAATCTTACCCTTGACTTGAACGGATTCGGCTTCAGCGAAAAGGCGCTCTCGGATTTCGAGCGAGCGATCCGCCTGCCGCACGGCTTGATTCTTGTTACCGGACCCACGGGATCGGGCAAGACCACCACATTGTACAGCGTCCTTTCGAAGATAAACACGCCGACCGTCAACACGATGACGGCCGAGGATCCCGTTGAGTACAACTTCGCCGGATTGAATCAGGTACAGGTCAAGGACGACGTCGGTCTGACATTCGCGTCGGCGCTGAAATCGTTCCTGCGGCAGGACCCGGATATCATCATGATCGGCGAGATTCGTGATCTTGAAACCGGCTCGATTGCCGTGCGCGCCGCACTCACGGGCCACCTTGTGCTCTCCACGCTGCATACAAATTCAGCTTCCGCGACCATCACGCGTATGATTGACATGGGTATCGAGCGTTTTCTCGTGTCGTCGTCCGTGAATCTGGTGCTTGCGCAGCGATTGCTTCGTAAGATCTGCAAAAAGTGCAAAGTGCCGATTGACGTGCATCCGGAGGCGTTGCGCGAAGTCGGGCTTGATCCCGAGCAACTCAAAGGCCACACCTTCTACCATGGCGCGGGCTGCGCGGAATGCAACGGCAGCGGGTACCGCGGACGAACGGGTATATATGAGGTGATGCCGATGTCCTCTAAAATCCGCGAAATGGTGCTTGATGGCAAAAACACGTATGAAATAGAGGCGCTTGCCGTGAAGGAAGGAATGTTGACGCTGCGCATGGATGCCTGCGAAAAATTCAAGAACGGCATCACGACTATCCAGGAAGTGCTGCGGATCACGGGCGAAGGACACTAATCATGAGCACAAGGATCGGCCTCTACTTAGAGCGCCTTACGCTGGATGATCTGTTGTTCCTTGAGAGTGAGCTGGAGCGGCGCAAAGAAAAGTACCGGCGCCAGCATGTCGTGATGGCCGTCCAGAGCGAACAACGACTGCTGACGACACTGAAGCGTGATAAGCTGACGATCATCGCAAAGGAGATGCGCCGCTACGTGCATGAATGCGCCGTGGCCGGCAATGGCGTAGTCTTGGCGTTCTCGCCGGAATCGTCGCTCATGCTGTTTCGTGACGTAAAGAGCGCGGCTGCCACCGCCGCGCGGTTGCTCACGACGCTCGCCGATTTGAATGGCAGACTCAAAGCAGAAACATCCAGCATTGCTCTGAAGTTGGGAATGGCGACCGGAAGTGATGTACTGGCTGCGGGTTCGATGCGCTCGGTGCGACAGTCAGTGCTCGTTAAGCGCGCCGGGCATTGCGCGTGGAAGGCGCCGGCGGGAAGCATGCTGATGGACGAACACTGTGCGCAGCAATGGGAGCCGCGCAACGAGGCGCTGCGCTTACCCATGGAAGTTGACGGCATTACAATCTATCGCGCAAACCCGGCGGCGACCAACAATACCACGACCGGCGCGGATGACGACCGTCTAATCGCCTACCTGGATGCTGTGGTCAGTAAAGGCATTTCCACGTTGAAATACTTCCTGCTGCGTGAAGACACCGCCGATGACGCCGAAGCCTGGACGCAATCGAATGGGCGTGCTGTAATCACGCTCGAAGGATTTGATCCAAGCACCATGAAGAACTTGTCATTCACGACACGCTGCCCGTTGAATGACTACGCGAACAAGGTGGACGCCATACGCCGGCTAATCAGCGACCGCGGCTTAGGGCTTGTAAAACACGAAGAGTCAATGCCGATTATCGCGGCCTAATGAGGAGATAGAATGTCCGCTAAACTTGACATACGTAAACTTCTGGAAGAGCTCATCGCGGCGCGGGGAAGCGACTTGCACATCGCCGTGAATAGTCCGCCGCGCGTGCGAGTTGACCAGCAGCTCGTACCGCTGAAGTACGATGCACTTTCACCGGATGACTGCCGCGTATTGGCGTACAGCGTACTGACCGACAAGCAGCAGAAAAAGCTCGAGTTGGACTACGAAGTGGACTTTGCTTTCGGAATTGAAGGGTTGTCTCGTTTTCGCGGCAACATCTTCTTCCAGCGCGGCTCGTTGACGACGGTAATCCGCGCGATTCCGTTCACGATTCCGCAAATGGAGCAGCTTAGACTGCCGCGCATTTGCCAAGCGTTTCCGAATAAACCCAAGGGATTAGTGCTTGTCACCGGTCCGACAGGATCGGGAAAGTCCACGAGCCTGGCCGCCGTGATTGACCGCATTAACACCGAACGCCCCGTGCACATCATTACTATTGAAGATCCAGTTGAGTATGTGCATTCTCATAAGCGAGCGTTGGTCAATCAGCGCGAAGTCGGCGCAGATACGAAGAGCTTCGCAACCGCATTGAAGTTTGTGCTGCGCCAAGACCCGGACGTTATCCTCGTCGGTGAAATGCGCGACCAGGAAACGATTCAGGCGGCGCTTACCGCAGCGGAGACCGGGCACTTGGTGTTTGCGACATTGCACACCAATTCGGCGACCGAATCCGTCAACCGTATTATTGACGTGTTTCCACCACACCAGCAAGGGCAGGTGCGCGCACAGCTCTCCATGTCACTGGAGGCTGTCATGACGCAAAAACTAATACCCAAGAAATCCGGGCCTGGCGTTGTGTTGGCTGCGGAGGTGATGATCTTAACACCGGCAATTCGCGCGTTGATTCGCGAGAATAAGGTGCACGAAATGTACGGTTTGCTGCAAGTGTCGCAGAAATACGGAATGCAAACCCTGAACATGTCGTTATTCGATCTGGTTATGACCAAGCAAATCAGCCCAGAGCGCGCACTGATGGTGGCGAATGTGCCGGAAGAGTTGCAGCGCATGCTGGGATTGACTCCGCAGCCCGTGCAAGCTGGCGGATCACGCATTCAGCCGAAGTAAACAGGGAGACTTAGACCATGCCAGTCTTTGTATATAATGGCCGTGGCGCAGGCGCCCGACCCGTGTCGGGTGAAATTGAGGCGTCTGACAAGCAGGAGGCTATGTCGAAACTGCGGCAGCGGCGCGTCGTCGTTCAAGACCTGCGCAGCAAGCCGAAAGATCTCAAAGTCGGTGGAATGGGCGGCGGCGTCGGGACGAAGGACCTCAAGATCTTCGCACGTTTGTTCGGCACGATGATCAATGCCGGCTTGCCGATCGATCAGTGCTTGCAAATCCTTGTGGACCAGATGCAAAACAAGAGATTCAGACGCACAATCGCTGAAGTGCATAATCAGGTCGCAGGCGGCGAATCGCTCTCAGAGGCGATGAGCAAGCACAAAGCGGTGTTCGACAACTTGTTTGTGCACATGGTTGCCGCAGGTGAAACGGGCGGCGCGTTGGCCATGGTTTTCAATCGTCTGGCAATTTATCTCGAAAAGGCGGATGCGCTAAAACGCAAAGTCAAAGGCGCGATGATCTATCCTGCCGTGATCGCATGCGTTGCCCTAAGCGCGACGATATTCCTGCTGATCAAGGTCATCCCGGTGTTTGCAGGAATGTTCAAAGATCTTGGCGCGGAATTGCCGAAGCCGACTCAATTCGTGCTGGCATTGTCAGACCTCGTGCAGAAGACATTTCTACCCGGCATGGGTGTTTTGATTATCGCGTTCTTTGTCTTTCGCAAGTGGCACAAAACTGCCAACGGCAAAGCGACGGTAGATAAGTTTCTATTGAAAACGCCGGTGATCGGCGGTGTGATCCGCAAAACGGCCGTCGCTCGATTCACGCGCACGCTCGGCGTGCTGATCTCGTCGGGCGTTCCGATTCTACATGGGCTTGAGATCACGGCCAAGACGGCGGGTAACACGGTGATTCAAAAGGCGGTGGATCGAGTGCGCAAGGAAGTTAGCGAAGGTCGCAACATCACACAGCCGCTCATGGAGACCGCTGTCTTCCCGGCGATGGTGTGCCAGCTCATCGCTGTTGGTGAGCAGACCGGACGACTCGCGGAAATGCTTGAGAAGATCGCGGATTTTTATGACGAAGAAGTTGACGCCGCGGTCGCCGCGATGACGTCCTTGATCGAACCCGTTGTCATCGTGCTGATGGGCGCGGTCATCGGCGGTATGCTTGTGTCCATGTACTTGCCGATGTTTGACATGATCGGCGCGATTAAGTAAACCCAGAACTGCAGGACGCGGAGAATACATACATGCTACGAGAGAAAATCCTGCTGGTGGATGACGAGCCCGGTCTGGCGTCATTCCTTGAAGAGGTCGTGCGAGAGGAAGGATTTCGGGTGCGTAAAGCGCAATCGGCGGCCGAGGCTCTGAGTGCGCTGGAGGAAGAGGCCTTCCAGCTCGTGATCACCGACTTGCGCATGCCGGAAGTTGACGGGCTTGAGCTGTTGCGCCGGGTGCGGGAGCGTGATCCGCAGCTCGGGGTTATCGTCATGACGGCCTTCGCCTCACTCGAGACGGCGGTGGAGGCCCTGCGGCTCGGCGCCATGGACTACATCACAAAGCCGCTGCACGTTCAGGAGATTCAGGTCGTGCTGCGGAAGGCGGTTGAGAGCCTTGACCTCAAACGTGAGAATCGGCGGCTCAAGGCAAAGCTAAGTGAGGAGAGCGGAGAGCCTCGCATCGTGGGCAGTTCCATGGAGACGCGTTCGATGCTTGAGCTTGTGCGCCGAGTGGCGCCTTCGGATTCGACCATTCTCATTACGGGAGAATCGGGAACCGGCAAGGAACTCATTGCACAGGTCCTGCATTTCTTTTCGGAACGGGCACGCGGTGAATTCGTGACTGTGAACTGCGCGGCGCTGCCGGATACCTTGCTGGAGAGTGAGCTATTCGGCCATCGGCGCGGCAGTTTCACCGGAGCGGTGCGCGACAAGGACGGCCTTTTTAAAGTCGCGAGCGGCGGAACGCTGTTTCTGGATGAAATCGGTGATATGTCGGCCGCGCTGCAAGTGAAGCTGTTGCGAGCCTTGCAAGAGCGTGAAGTGCTGCCGATTGGCGCGACGAAACCGGTGAAGATTGATGTGCGGGTCATTGCTGCTACAAATGCCGATCTCGAGCGCAAACAGCAAACGGGTGAGTTTCGGCCGGACCTATATTATAGGTTGTCGGTGATTCCCATTCATATTAAGCCGCTGCGCGAGCGCACGGGCGACATTCACGAGCTGGCAGCGTTCTTCCTGGAACGTGCGTGCAAGAAGGCGGGTGTGAGCACGCGCCGCTTCGCTCCCGAGACGATGCAGCGACTGATGCAGTATAAGTGGCCCGGCAACGTGCGTGAGCTGGAGAATACGATTGAGCGCTTGGTGATTTTGAGTGACCATGAAGTCATTGAGCCAGCGAGCCTGCCGGAGCGTTTGGGCGGCGGAGTCGCTGCCGCACCGTCGCAGCCGTATGCAAGCTCTGCAAGTCGTACACTTGATGATATGGAGCGGACCTACTTGCTGCAGGTGCTCGAAGAGTCCGGTTGGCAGAAAAAACGTGCTTCGGAGATTTTGGGAATTGATCCATCAACCATCTACCGCAAATTGCAACGTTACGGAATTAAGCCTCCGGCAGGTGTATGATGTTGCGGCATTTGAACGCGACCATTCGCGTATCGCTGGCTTAAATCAACACTTCGCATTGTGCAATGTGTCCGTATCAGTGTAAGTAAATGATAAATCTGATCCGCGTATCGGCGCCAAGTCTGGCACATGTGTTGCTCAATGGTAAGCTGAACGTGGAAGTATCACCAAGTGCCCATACACAAGAGAAGCTAGGAGACCACCATGCTTAAGGCCATCCGTAACAAGAAGAACCAAAAGGGATTCACGCTCATCGAATTGTTGGTCGTGATCGTGATCATCGGCATTCTGGCCGCCGTGGCCGTGCCGCGATTCATGGGCGCGCAGGATCGCGCTCGCATTGGCGCCGCGCGTGCCGACCTTGACCTGTTCCGTCAGGCTCTCGGTATGTTCGAAATTGACAATGCCGACTATCCTGCCGCGTTAACGTTGGTCACCGCCGCGACCGTGCTGGTTGACCCGCAAGGCAACCCGTATATGTCACTGCCGACGGGCGACAACTTCGCGGCCTTCACGTACACCTATGACGGTGCCGCGAACCCGACGTCGTACAGCATTGACGTTGAGTGCAACGACAACCAGGGGACCGTGTTGACGGCGACACCGGAAGGCATTCAGTAATCCCTGACAGCCTTGAAGAGAGACCCGCGGTCGTGAGACCGCGGGTTTCTCTTTTGCAACATGCAAGAAATTGCTCGGCATTGACACGAAACTCGGCAAAAACTACGAAAGCCGTTGCGAGAACGACGGCGAAGCCGGAAAGGTCGGCCGCGAAGCATTTGAAAAATAGAGCTATACCCGGCAAGAGTTGCATGGCACATGCATTGCACTCGTAAGCTTGGGCTCGAATCGGATTTTCCCCGACCGTCGAGCCGAGCAAATTTTCAGTTCAGTCAATGAATAGGGTAGACGCTTTTGAACGCATTAGCAACCCTCGGAGATACGTCGAATGATGTGAGTGCATCTGCTTGCGGTAGCGACCCGCAGGACCAGATGCAGATCTCATTGCCGTCGGAGACGGTGAGCATCAAACAGGCGCTGGCACGAGTCATTCCGGAAGTGGAGAGTGCGCTCATTAAACGCGCGCTCGAGCTGACAGGAAACAATCGAACCCGGGCCGCGAAGATTCTGGAGATTTCTCACCGCTCGCTACTCTACAAGCTCAAAAGTTACAATTGTGGATAAAGTGCAAGGAGTGCATGTGATGCAGCGCCGTTTGCCATTCAGTTTCTGGTTGCCCATGGGCACGTTGCTCAGCGTTGCCCTGTGGTACGGTTGCGAACAGAAGGGAGATTTGAGTCCGGTGTCCTCTGCACGGGACAATCTCGCTTTCATAGACACCATCATCATTGATCCGCCGGTTATTAGCCCATTGGGCACGGCGTGGATCGAAGCGCGTGTCGTTAACGAACAGCAGGAGCCCGCGGCCGGTGAAGATGTTCGCTTCACGGCGACGCGCGGAACGTTCGGCGAAGATGGACCTGACGTGACCATTCCCGCCGACAACTACGGCGTGGCCCGCACATTATATACGGCTCCCGCTGATACGGGCAACGTGTCCTTGCACATCGAGTTGGTCAGCATGCAGACGGCGCAATCGCGCTCGCTGCCAGTTCAAGTCGGTGCGGGATCGCAAGACGGCCTGTTAAGCGTAAGCGCTGACGAAGACACGCTGTTCGCGGACAACGGTGCTTCCACCACGCAGGTCCGGGCTCGAGTGCGCAATGCGCTGAATAACCCCATCGGCGGCGCGGAAGTTACCTTCTCGACGTCGCGCGGCGTGATTACTTCACCGAGCGTCACCGACGCGCAGACCGGCGCGGCCACCGCCACGCTAACGTCAACAGAAGCGATCGGGCGCGCCATGGTGGTTGCAACGTACAATGGAAATTCAGACACGGTCTACGTGGAATTCCTCGAACCTTTCGAGGCTTCGGCGATTCACGTGAACACGTCCCTGTCATCGCTGACGGCGGGCATGGATTCGTCGGTCATTAGCGCGCGGGTCATTGGCGAAGAC
Proteins encoded:
- a CDS encoding prepilin-type N-terminal cleavage/methylation domain-containing protein; protein product: MLKAIRNKKNQKGFTLIELLVVIVIIGILAAVAVPRFMGAQDRARIGAARADLDLFRQALGMFEIDNADYPAALTLVTAATVLVDPQGNPYMSLPTGDNFAAFTYTYDGAANPTSYSIDVECNDNQGTVLTATPEGIQ
- the pilB gene encoding type IV-A pilus assembly ATPase PilB encodes the protein MSSRLPNLLISNELITQEQYLIFKSRQKDSGNSVVTELTKLGVISEEQIAQFISSYYSLELVDLEKTTVPEAVLKLLSKDFIQKYQVLPLTRSGKTLRVALVDPSIDFVLEDIKFITGFNVQPAVCTETQFLRAIERYYQMGGTLNKILADMGDDSNVEVVSQSNDAELDRLKEEGETAPVVKLVDGILTDAVNKRASDIHLEPYENQFRVRFRIDGVLIEVMSPPSHLKAAIVSRIKIMAKLNIAERRVPQDGHIKMKLGDRGIDLRVSSLPTLFGEKIVMRILDKTNLTLDLNGFGFSEKALSDFERAIRLPHGLILVTGPTGSGKTTTLYSVLSKINTPTVNTMTAEDPVEYNFAGLNQVQVKDDVGLTFASALKSFLRQDPDIIMIGEIRDLETGSIAVRAALTGHLVLSTLHTNSASATITRMIDMGIERFLVSSSVNLVLAQRLLRKICKKCKVPIDVHPEALREVGLDPEQLKGHTFYHGAGCAECNGSGYRGRTGIYEVMPMSSKIREMVLDGKNTYEIEALAVKEGMLTLRMDACEKFKNGITTIQEVLRITGEGH
- a CDS encoding T9SS type A sorting domain-containing protein, with the translated sequence MLHACYPNPFNSSVTIPLEVTGPESQHVTLTIANTLVQIAYSFSQTDFTPGLHTLRWNGSDAATGLYFVTAHSHNARHIQKILLIK
- a CDS encoding type II secretion system F family protein: MPVFVYNGRGAGARPVSGEIEASDKQEAMSKLRQRRVVVQDLRSKPKDLKVGGMGGGVGTKDLKIFARLFGTMINAGLPIDQCLQILVDQMQNKRFRRTIAEVHNQVAGGESLSEAMSKHKAVFDNLFVHMVAAGETGGALAMVFNRLAIYLEKADALKRKVKGAMIYPAVIACVALSATIFLLIKVIPVFAGMFKDLGAELPKPTQFVLALSDLVQKTFLPGMGVLIIAFFVFRKWHKTANGKATVDKFLLKTPVIGGVIRKTAVARFTRTLGVLISSGVPILHGLEITAKTAGNTVIQKAVDRVRKEVSEGRNITQPLMETAVFPAMVCQLIAVGEQTGRLAEMLEKIADFYDEEVDAAVAAMTSLIEPVVIVLMGAVIGGMLVSMYLPMFDMIGAIK
- a CDS encoding sigma-54-dependent Fis family transcriptional regulator — its product is MLREKILLVDDEPGLASFLEEVVREEGFRVRKAQSAAEALSALEEEAFQLVITDLRMPEVDGLELLRRVRERDPQLGVIVMTAFASLETAVEALRLGAMDYITKPLHVQEIQVVLRKAVESLDLKRENRRLKAKLSEESGEPRIVGSSMETRSMLELVRRVAPSDSTILITGESGTGKELIAQVLHFFSERARGEFVTVNCAALPDTLLESELFGHRRGSFTGAVRDKDGLFKVASGGTLFLDEIGDMSAALQVKLLRALQEREVLPIGATKPVKIDVRVIAATNADLERKQQTGEFRPDLYYRLSVIPIHIKPLRERTGDIHELAAFFLERACKKAGVSTRRFAPETMQRLMQYKWPGNVRELENTIERLVILSDHEVIEPASLPERLGGGVAAAPSQPYASSASRTLDDMERTYLLQVLEESGWQKKRASEILGIDPSTIYRKLQRYGIKPPAGV
- the ychF gene encoding redox-regulated ATPase YchF is translated as MNIGLIGAPQSGKTTVFHLLTGTEPDAAAAHKRETLRAMTHVPDPRVDKLAEMSESRKIVYTTVEYLDTPGLEEGASKQSWFEGVFSGELKNSDALGLVVRGFELDGADAPDAPRDIRRIQDELIFSDLVVIDKRHEKLLKQVRVKSPSAQETMELSVLERAKERLEAGKPLRTLALEFHEKKALRGFQLLSEKPMLVVLNLAEGDLNQAEALAAKLTAEFAADAMAVIGLSAGIEGEIARLDDEERAVFMSDLGITTSARDRVLQASYALLGLQSFLTTGDKETRAWTIRAGETALDAAGVIHSDLAKGFIRAEVVHYDDFVREGGYPGCKGKGLVRLEGKEYVVKDGDILVIRHSG
- a CDS encoding type IV pilus twitching motility protein PilT, producing the protein MSAKLDIRKLLEELIAARGSDLHIAVNSPPRVRVDQQLVPLKYDALSPDDCRVLAYSVLTDKQQKKLELDYEVDFAFGIEGLSRFRGNIFFQRGSLTTVIRAIPFTIPQMEQLRLPRICQAFPNKPKGLVLVTGPTGSGKSTSLAAVIDRINTERPVHIITIEDPVEYVHSHKRALVNQREVGADTKSFATALKFVLRQDPDVILVGEMRDQETIQAALTAAETGHLVFATLHTNSATESVNRIIDVFPPHQQGQVRAQLSMSLEAVMTQKLIPKKSGPGVVLAAEVMILTPAIRALIRENKVHEMYGLLQVSQKYGMQTLNMSLFDLVMTKQISPERALMVANVPEELQRMLGLTPQPVQAGGSRIQPK